The genome window GGAGCTCAGAGCGGGGGAAGCAGGCGCCTTCCTGTTGTGGAACGTTGACATTGCTGTGTTCTGATTGCAAAAACACCAAGGACCCCAGCCAGTTCCAGAAGCCCCGAGTGCCACAGGCTTCATGGTGGCCCCAGGAGTGTTGGGGCAGCCCCCAGCCAAAGCCCCCACCCCGAGACCACTCTGTAGTCCCCGGTCAGATTCCCTCCTGGGCCTTCTGTCccagccaggcccaggcccaCCCTGACCACCAGCCCAGCTGCGGGGTCCCGCCCCCTCTGTCCTGATGCAGGTTGAACGACATGTGGACCATCGGCCTCCAGGACCGGGAGCTCACGTgctgggaggaggtgaggggcGTGGGGCGGGAGGCGGCCACGCCGAGCCTGCGGCTTCCGAAGCTGGGGACAGTGCATCCTTCCTTGGGCACAATGGGGGCGACCGCTGCTGGGGTCCGGGGTGGTCTGTCCGCCCGCTGCCCTGCTGCCCCTGTCGTGAGGGCTTCACCCCAACTGTTGACCCTGGGCCCGTTCACGTGGGGGCTTTAAGCTGTTGCTCAGATGTGGACTGTGACTCCTCGGGGTGAGCGTAGCCGCAGCTCAGTGGCCCGGGCCGGGTGCAGGGCTGAGCGGCCTCCGCACCATGCAGGTGGCCCAGAGCGGCGAGATCCCGCCCTCCTGCTGCAACTTCCCCGCAGCCGTGTGCAGGGACAGGATGTTCGTCTTCTCGGGCCAGAGTGGGGCCAAGATAACCAACAACCTCTTCCAGTTCGAGTTCAAGGACCAGACGTGAGTGCCCTGTGGGTGGAGCCCCCGTCAGCGCTCCACACCTGCGCCAGGGGCTGCCCTGTGGGCCGCACACGCAGCCGGCCACCTTGGCGCAGGCCCCTGCGCAGCCTGGATGGGCTCCTCTGGGTCCCAGCGTGAGGACAGCTGCCCCTAGCCCTCCCTTGCTGCCTGCTCTATGGGGGATTGAGGCTGAGGCGGACCCCGCGGTGGTCCCGAGGGGCCAGACGGGGCTGGCGCCAGGGTGGACTGGGGCGGGGGCTCAGAGCCCAGGCGGAGCCGCCGCTCCATGGGTGGTCACACGCAGGGTGAACCCGCCCCGCAGGTGGACACGCATCCCCACCGAGCACCTGCTCCGGGGCTCCCCGCCGCCCCCGCAGCGGCGCTACGGACACACCATGGTGGCCTTTGACCGCCACCTCTATGTGTTCGGGGGCGCTGCTGACAACACCCTCCCCAACGAGCTGCACTGCTACGACGTGGACTTCCAGACCTGGGAGGTCATCCAGCCCAGCTCGGATAGCGAGGTGAGCGCGGCTGGCCCACCGGAGGCTGAGGCCAGAGCCGGGAGCTCCAGGCGGCCAGCAGGAGCGAGGCTGGGATGCCCAGGGCCCTCGGCCCCAGACACCGCCGGCCCAGCCCTCTGCCCTCCACTGAGCACCTGCGGGTAACACGTGGCAGCGCTGTGCATGCGCCGTGCCGAGCACGTTCCCGGGATGTGCGCATGAACGAGGCCTGGATCCCGTCTCCGCCATGCCGGGGGAGCCCCCAGTTTTCCGGCCCCTCCTACACCCACGCTGTggccccagcacccagcacccagCATCTGCATGCTGGGTGAGGCCAGCAGCGGCCTTCCGCCGCCGGCCCAGCCCTTGCTGAGGGCCTCTGCTCGCACCTATCACCCCCAGGTAGGCGGGGCCGAGATGCCAGAGCGAGCGTCTGCTTCCGAGGAGGTGCCCGCTCCTGGCTCCGAGGAGCGGGCCGGCTGCAAGAAGTCCCGGGACGTGTTCGGCCTGGACTTCGGCAGCACCAcctccaggcagccctccctgcctgcctcagAGGTGAGGCCCGGCACCCTCGtggttcccccaccccccactcacgCCCTGGAGCCGGTGGTGTGGTCAGGAGGCAGAGGCTCGGGGGTCACCCAGCAAGTGAGGGGAGGCCCGGAGCCCACGCCCCCTGGCCGGGCCGCAGGAGTGCAGCACGTGGCGCCTGGCGCCGCCTCGCGGGGCACAAGGCCTACCCTTCCCTTCTGCGCACACAGGCCCCACCTCCCCCTACACGTGGTTTTTCTGGGGAGGGGGGCGTCTGGTCTCCTGTCCTGTGATCCCCTGCTCTTCCAGGCCACAGGTGCCGTCCTCGTTTACAGCCTGGCCGGCGCGGGGCCTCAGGCAGCCCCGCCACCGGACACCTCCCGGCCTTCCCCTCCCTTACGCTGACTGACCCCTCTCCACGCAGCTGCCCAGCGGAAGACTCTTCCACGCGGCCGCCGTCATCTCAGACGCCATGTACATCTTCGGGGGCACAGTGGACAACAACATCCGAAGCGGGGAGATGTACAGGTTCCAGGTGGGTGGCCTGCCGCGGAGAGCCCCGACGCCGaggccggggtgggggcgggcgcTCGTGGGCCGGGACGGCGGGCTGCGCCGCGCCGGCCAGCAGCGGGGTCTCTGCTCGCAGTTCTCTTGCTACCCCAAGTGCACGCTGCACGAAGACTACGGGCGGCTGTGGGAGAGCCGCCAGTTCTGCGACGTGGAGTTCGTGCTGGGCGAGGTGGGTGCCCCCACCCTGCCCGTGCCCGCCAGCGGCCCCTGCCCCGGGCCCTCGCCCCCCACCGAGCCCTGCCTCTCCCCGCAGAAGGAGGAGCGCGTGCAGGGCCACGTGGCCATCGTCACGGCGCGCAGCCGCTGGCTCCGCAGGAAGATCGCGCAGGCGCGGGTGAGGCCGCGCGCGCCCCGCGGCACCCCTGCCCCGGCCCGCCTGCCGCTTCCGTGGCGCCCTGAGCCCTCTTCCTCTGCCTACAGAAACTGGAGGAGGAGGCGGCCCCGGCGCCCAGGGAGGGCCCCGCGGCTGCTGCAGGAGCGGCCCGGCCGGCCCTGCTGCGCGTGGCCATCCGCGAAGCGGAGGCGCGGCCGTTCGAGGTTCTCATGCAGTTCCTCTACACCGACAAGATCCAGTACCCGCGGAAAGGTCGGCGCGCCGCGGCGGGCGGGCCCGGTGGGCGGGCCCCAGGTGGGCAGGCGGGGCGGCCGCTGGCTCCCAGGCCCAGTTCCCCCGCGCGGCCCAAGGCTCACGGGGGCTCTGGGGGCGCAGGTCACGTGGAGGACGTGCTGCTCATCATGGACGTGTACAAGCTCGCGCTGGGCTTCCAGCTCTGCCGCCTAGAGCAGCTGTGTCGCCAGTACATCGAGGCCTCGGTGGACCTGCAGAACGTGCTGGTCGTGTGCGAGAGCGCCGCCCGGCTGCAGCTGGGCCAGCTCAAGGTACCGCCAGGGTCCCCCGacggcccccgcccccgcccctcccgctGCGGCCCGGCCGGGGGTCCTGACCGGGGCCCACCGCCTGTGTGCAGGAGCACTGCCTGAACTTCGTGGTGAAGGAGTCGCACTTCAACCAGGTGATCATGATGAAGGAATTCGAGcgcctctcctcccctctgatCGTGGAGATTGTGCGGCGGAAGCAGCAGCCGCCGCCCCGCGCCCCCTCCGACCAGCCTGTGGACATCGGTAGGGAGCCCGCCTCTTCTGAGGGCAGAGGGCACCTTGGGCACAGGGTCCAACCGCGGGCGACTCATGCTCAGGCAAGGCGGAGCCCCGCCAGGTGGGCTGGGCGCCAGGGCTGCACCTCCGGGGGCGTTCCCGGGGACACATGGGCCTTTGCTGGCAGCTGCTGCCCTGACCGGGGCGCCAGGCCTGGGGTCTATCTTTAGTGGGTCAGCTTTTCTTCCAGGTGCGCCCAGGTCTGGGGCCTGATGAGGGGTGGGCGCGGCCCTCAGATGCTCGGTGCCTCCTTCTCCTGTCCCCACCGAGCCGGGAAGGGACCTTAGGCTCCAGGTGACACAGCACAGGGGCGGGGCGGGCTCCGGGGGCCAAGTCAGAGAGGAGGCCGGGCTGCGGGTGGGGGTGGAGCCCCAAGGGCCAAAGCAGGGGGAGGGGCTTGTTGGGGGGAGCAAGGCCACGTGCCAGATGCCCAGGGGGCGGGTATCAAGCCCTAAGTCAGGAGCAGCCCTCTAACAGGCTCCCTCCACGCCCCCAGGCACGTCTCTGATCCAGGACATGAAGGCATACTTGGAGGGCGCGGGCGCGGAGTTCTGCGACATCACCCTCCTGCTGGACGGGCACCCGCGGCCAGCCCACAAGGCCATCCTGGCCGCCCGCTCCAGGTGGGTGGGGTGTGGCGCGTGGGCTCGGGTCGGGCGCTGGCTGCCTTGCTGAGGCTGCCTGCCGCCCGCAGCTACTTCGAGGCCATGTTCCGGTCCTTCATGCCCGAGGACGGCCAGGTGAACATCTCCATTGGGGAGATGGTGCCCAGCAGGCAGGCCTTCGAGTCCATGCTGCGCTACATCTACTATGGCGAGGTCAACATGCCGCCCGAGGACTCCCTGCATCCTAGCCTCAGGGCTTCCGGCCACGCCCGGCAGCCTTGGACCCCGCCAGCCAGGGGCTGGGCCGTTTCCCAAGGATTCCTGGTGGCCCCGTCTCCCCTGAGCTCTCTGGAGCAGTCGGTCCAGCTCAGAGGGGTCTGCAGCCAGGAGGGATGGGGGGCTTCGAGGACACGTGGCTCCCAGCCATGTCTACTCCGTGCTGGTCGGTGCAGGGGAGGGCGAGGATGGGTCTGCAGGTGCGTGGGGGACTTTCCTTGGGAGAGGAGCCTCGGGTGTTCTTTGGATCCTGAATTGGGCCCCGGACCCCCAAGTGGTTCAGAGCCCAGGCAGAGGGCAGGTCTGCCCTGCCTGGATGGGAGCCCCGCGTCCTGGTGGTGGGCAGGTCCCTCCTGCGCTGAGGCGGGGCAGCCCAGGCTCAGGGTGGAGGGGAGGCAGGCTCGCTTGGCCGGCGGCTCCTTAACCAGCCCCCAGCTACCTGTTCTCGGCGCCCTACTACTACGGCTTCTACAACAACCGGCTGCAGGCCTACTGCAAGCAGAACCTGGAGATGAACGTGACGGTGCAGAACGTGCTACAGGTGTGGCCCTGGCCCTCCGCgtccgggcgggggcggggcgggcggccgGGGCAGCGCCTCAGGGAGCCCGCTGTTGCAGATCCTGGAGGCGGCGGACAAGACGCAGGCCCTGGACATGAAGCGGCACTGCCTGCACATCATCGTGCACCAGTTCACCAAGGTCAGGGCTCCGCCCTGCCTGCAGGGCGCACTCCCGTCGGTAGCCAGGCCTGGGTGGGGTGCAGGGGGCTGGAGGCTGGCCCCCTGAAGCAGTGGGCACTTGGGGTAACCAGACGGAGAGGTCCACCCGCTGgccgctccccgccccccagaAGACCGCGGTTGCCTGGCCCGGGGCAGAAGGGAGAACCTGGTTCTATCCTCTGGCCTCTGGTTGCCTCCGCAGGTTTCCAAGCTGCCCACGCTGCGCTCGCTGAgccagcagctgctgctggaCATCATCGATTCGCTGGCCTCCCACATCTCAGACAAGCAGTGTGCAGAGCTGGGGGCCGACATATGAGGGCCCAAATGATGCTGCCCTGCCCGCTGCAGACCGTGCCGGTCACACTTGGGCCTGCAGCTTAGGGGTCCAGTGTCCAGAGCCTCCCGAAGGGAGCTGAGTGGACACGGGGGTGTCCCAAACCCCCCATCTCATTGCTGAGGATACACGTCCCCCAGGAAACGGACAGTGAAGCAGGTCTCTGGCTTGCAGCCTCTCCCAGGGTGGGATGCCAGGCCTCAATGGTGAGGACTCCACAGGAGGAAGGGCCTGGCCAGGGCCCAGAGGGGCAAGGAGCCTGTCAGGGAACTGGCTTTGGGTCCCCTACCGTCTTGCAGGGACCCAGCATGGCTTGTGCCTCCTGCCAAGCCATGGGTCACGTTGCCAAGACGCCTTGATGTGGGCCGTACAGCAACCCCCAACCCTCATCAAGGTCGGTGTAAGGGTCCTGTCCTGCCACCCAGAGCTTGGGCAGGTGGAGTCCAACTCCGGATGAATTGTGAGGCGGGAAGGGCTCTGAGCTCAGCTCCCAGCCGGAGGGGTCAGCATCTCCGGACAGCCAGGCCCCCCGGCGCAGGTGCACGTCGGGGCCCTGGGTGTCCCGGAAGTCAGAGACGTGCCAGGTCCCCGCTTGTCCCCCTATTTATTGTCAATAGGCTTGCCTCCATTAAAGCCACAGCAACGCTACCTGCACCCACAGCTCGTCGCACAGTCCTCccaaggccaggccaggccaggcggCCCGAGGGCTCAGGACACACCAGCCTTGCGTGGCTCTCTGTTCACTCACCACCCCACGGAGGGCTGCGGGGAGGAATGAAGGCCGGCCTCGGGCCTCTCCCGGTCCCTTGCTGGCTGCCTGACTCTTGGGCTGCCTGGAGGCTCCTGCCTGGGAAGGGCCGGGCCGCCCCATCCTCTGTCCTGCGGCCATCCCAGTGGGTGAGGCACCACTCTGCCTCCCTTGTGGGAACAACAGCTCTTGTGCTCAGGCTGCCAGGAAGCCACTTGTGG of Bos indicus isolate NIAB-ARS_2022 breed Sahiwal x Tharparkar chromosome 17, NIAB-ARS_B.indTharparkar_mat_pri_1.0, whole genome shotgun sequence contains these proteins:
- the LZTR1 gene encoding leucine-zipper-like transcriptional regulator 1 isoform X1, with protein sequence MAGPGGSGGPIGAGALAGGARSKVAPSVDFDHSCSDSVEYLTLNFGPFETVHRWRRLPPCDEFVGARRSKHTVVAYKDAIYVFGGDNGKTMLNDLLRFDVKDCSWCRAFTTGTPPAPRYHHSAVVYGSSMFVFGGYTGDIYSNSNLKNKNDLFEYKFATGQWTEWKIEGRSALPRVPPALPSTRPRLPVARSAHGATVYSDKLWIFAGYDGNARLNDMWTIGLQDRELTCWEEVAQSGEIPPSCCNFPAAVCRDRMFVFSGQSGAKITNNLFQFEFKDQTWTRIPTEHLLRGSPPPPQRRYGHTMVAFDRHLYVFGGAADNTLPNELHCYDVDFQTWEVIQPSSDSEVGGAEMPERASASEEVPAPGSEERAGCKKSRDVFGLDFGSTTSRQPSLPASELPSGRLFHAAAVISDAMYIFGGTVDNNIRSGEMYRFQFSCYPKCTLHEDYGRLWESRQFCDVEFVLGEKEERVQGHVAIVTARSRWLRRKIAQARKLEEEAAPAPREGPAAAAGAARPALLRVAIREAEARPFEVLMQFLYTDKIQYPRKGHVEDVLLIMDVYKLALGFQLCRLEQLCRQYIEASVDLQNVLVVCESAARLQLGQLKEHCLNFVVKESHFNQVIMMKEFERLSSPLIVEIVRRKQQPPPRAPSDQPVDIGTSLIQDMKAYLEGAGAEFCDITLLLDGHPRPAHKAILAARSSYFEAMFRSFMPEDGQVNISIGEMVPSRQAFESMLRYIYYGEVNMPPEDSLYLFSAPYYYGFYNNRLQAYCKQNLEMNVTVQNVLQILEAADKTQALDMKRHCLHIIVHQFTKVSKLPTLRSLSQQLLLDIIDSLASHISDKQCAELGADI
- the LZTR1 gene encoding leucine-zipper-like transcriptional regulator 1 isoform X4, encoding MLNDLLRFDVKDCSWCRAFTTGTPPAPRYHHSAVVYGSSMFVFGGYTGDIYSNSNLKNKNDLFEYKFATGQWTEWKIEGRSALPRVPPALPSTRPRLPVARSAHGATVYSDKLWIFAGYDGNARLNDMWTIGLQDRELTCWEEVAQSGEIPPSCCNFPAAVCRDRMFVFSGQSGAKITNNLFQFEFKDQTWTRIPTEHLLRGSPPPPQRRYGHTMVAFDRHLYVFGGAADNTLPNELHCYDVDFQTWEVIQPSSDSEVGGAEMPERASASEEVPAPGSEERAGCKKSRDVFGLDFGSTTSRQPSLPASELPSGRLFHAAAVISDAMYIFGGTVDNNIRSGEMYRFQFSCYPKCTLHEDYGRLWESRQFCDVEFVLGEKEERVQGHVAIVTARSRWLRRKIAQARKLEEEAAPAPREGPAAAAGAARPALLRVAIREAEARPFEVLMQFLYTDKIQYPRKGHVEDVLLIMDVYKLALGFQLCRLEQLCRQYIEASVDLQNVLVVCESAARLQLGQLKEHCLNFVVKESHFNQVIMMKEFERLSSPLIVEIVRRKQQPPPRAPSDQPVDIGTSLIQDMKAYLEGAGAEFCDITLLLDGHPRPAHKAILAARSSYFEAMFRSFMPEDGQVNISIGEMVPSRQAFESMLRYIYYGEVNMPPEDSLYLFSAPYYYGFYNNRLQAYCKQNLEMNVTVQNVLQILEAADKTQALDMKRHCLHIIVHQFTKVSKLPTLRSLSQQLLLDIIDSLASHISDKQCAELGADI
- the LZTR1 gene encoding leucine-zipper-like transcriptional regulator 1 isoform X2, producing the protein MAGPGGSGGPIGAGALAGGARSKVAPSVDFDHSCSDSVEYLTLNFGPFETVHRWRRLPPCDEFVGARRSKHTVVAYKDAIYVFGGDNGKTMLNDLLRFDVKDCSWCRAFTTGTPPAPRYHHSAVVYGSSMFVFGGYTGDIYSNSNLKNKNDLFEYKFATGQWTEWKIEGRLPVARSAHGATVYSDKLWIFAGYDGNARLNDMWTIGLQDRELTCWEEVAQSGEIPPSCCNFPAAVCRDRMFVFSGQSGAKITNNLFQFEFKDQTWTRIPTEHLLRGSPPPPQRRYGHTMVAFDRHLYVFGGAADNTLPNELHCYDVDFQTWEVIQPSSDSEVGGAEMPERASASEEVPAPGSEERAGCKKSRDVFGLDFGSTTSRQPSLPASELPSGRLFHAAAVISDAMYIFGGTVDNNIRSGEMYRFQFSCYPKCTLHEDYGRLWESRQFCDVEFVLGEKEERVQGHVAIVTARSRWLRRKIAQARKLEEEAAPAPREGPAAAAGAARPALLRVAIREAEARPFEVLMQFLYTDKIQYPRKGHVEDVLLIMDVYKLALGFQLCRLEQLCRQYIEASVDLQNVLVVCESAARLQLGQLKEHCLNFVVKESHFNQVIMMKEFERLSSPLIVEIVRRKQQPPPRAPSDQPVDIGTSLIQDMKAYLEGAGAEFCDITLLLDGHPRPAHKAILAARSSYFEAMFRSFMPEDGQVNISIGEMVPSRQAFESMLRYIYYGEVNMPPEDSLYLFSAPYYYGFYNNRLQAYCKQNLEMNVTVQNVLQILEAADKTQALDMKRHCLHIIVHQFTKVSKLPTLRSLSQQLLLDIIDSLASHISDKQCAELGADI
- the LZTR1 gene encoding leucine-zipper-like transcriptional regulator 1 isoform X3; its protein translation is MAGPGGSGGPIGAGALAGGARSKVAPSVDFDHSCSDSVEYLTLNFGPFETVHRWRRLPPCDEFVGARRSKHTVVAYKDAIYVFGGDNGKTMLNDLLRFDVKDCSWCRAFTTGTPPAPRYHHSAVVYGSSMFVFGGYTGDIYSNSNLKNKNDLFEYKFATGQWTEWKIEGRSALPRVPPALPSTRPRLPVARSAHGATVYSDKLWIFAGYDGNARLNDMWTIGLQDRELTCWEEVAQSGEIPPSCCNFPAAVCRDRMFVFSGQSGAKITNNLFQFEFKDQTWTRIPTEHLLRGSPPPPQRRYGHTMVAFDRHLYVFGGAADNTLPNELHCYDVDFQTWEVIQPSSDSEVGGAEMPERASASEEVPAPGSEERAGCKKSRDVFGLDFGSTTSRQPSLPASELPSGRLFHAAAVISDAMYIFGGTVDNNIRSGEMYRFQKLEEEAAPAPREGPAAAAGAARPALLRVAIREAEARPFEVLMQFLYTDKIQYPRKGHVEDVLLIMDVYKLALGFQLCRLEQLCRQYIEASVDLQNVLVVCESAARLQLGQLKEHCLNFVVKESHFNQVIMMKEFERLSSPLIVEIVRRKQQPPPRAPSDQPVDIGTSLIQDMKAYLEGAGAEFCDITLLLDGHPRPAHKAILAARSSYFEAMFRSFMPEDGQVNISIGEMVPSRQAFESMLRYIYYGEVNMPPEDSLYLFSAPYYYGFYNNRLQAYCKQNLEMNVTVQNVLQILEAADKTQALDMKRHCLHIIVHQFTKVSKLPTLRSLSQQLLLDIIDSLASHISDKQCAELGADI